Genomic DNA from Mycolicibacterium helvum:
GTTAGATGTGCCAACCTCCAATCCGCTGAGCCGTTTGGCTGAGTTGGCCCAACACTGCGAACAGTGGCGCTCAGAGACCCTGAGCCGGCTCGAGTCTGAGCGCCCACGCCTGATCGTGCTGAGCCTGTGGCATGGCTATGGGACGACCGAATCGCTCTCGGGATACCGGGCATACGACGCCGCGTGGATCGACGGCCTTTCCCGCCTGGTAAAGCGACTGCGTGCCACCGGTACGCAGGTGCTGATGTTGGGCCCGATCCCAGATCCGCACTTTCATGTTCCAGCCTGCCTCTCGGGATTCCTCGATGACGTGCAAGCCTGCACCCCGACTCGATCGAGCGCGGTCGACGAAACGGGCATTGCAGCCGAAACCGCCGCCACCAAAGCGGGCGGCGGTCAATACGTCGACACCACCGACCTGTTCTGCACGACCGAACGCTGCCCCGTCATCGTCAGCAACACGCTTGTCTACCTTGATGCGAACCACATGTCGCCGGGATACGCCCGGGCGCTAGCCCCAGCAGCCGCGGCCTTGGCCGACCGAGCCCTCGCGCACGAGTAACGGCGAACACATCCAAAACCACCTCTCGCGGCAGCGCGCGGGTGTAACAATGCCTCGACTCAAATTGACGCATTCGCTGATTGCAGGTAGGTGACATTGGCCCACGCCGACAGTCTGAGAGCTAGCGAAGGACGGCAAAGTCGGCGCTCCGAACAGGACTACTTTCGCCCGGACATCGAGGGTTTGCGCGCAGTCGCGGTGACGGCCGTGGTGCTGTTCCACGCTGCGGTACCCGGCATCGGTGGCGGCTACGTGGGTGTCGACGTGTTCTTCGTCATCTCGGGGTTCCTGATCACCGGCCTGCTGTGGCGTGAGGTGAGCAGGACCGACACTGTGCGCCTACGCAACTTCTATGGCGCTCGGGCCCGCCGACTCCTCCCAGCGTCGGCAGCGGTCGGTGTCGTCACCGCGATCGGCGCGGCTGTCCTATTGCCCCCGCTACAGGCCAGAACGGTCCTTGTCGACGGCATCTACAGCGCGCTCTATGTCAGCAATTACCGCTTCGTCCTCCAAGGGGTCGACTACTCAGCCGCTTCCCTTCCGCCGTCTCCATTCCTGCATTACTGGTCATTGGGCGTCGAGGAGCAGTTCTACCTGGTGTGGGCGCCGTTGTTCCTCGGTACGGCGTGGCTGGTCAGGCGAAGGCACCGGGCTCGACAGGACACAAGCTCCCGCGGAAATCCCTCGCGCAGGGCGTATTTGGCCGTCCTGACGCTGGTTGCGACGATTTCTCTCGCACTGTCGCTGGCTATCTCGTACTGGGCACCATTTGTGGCATTCTTTTCACTGCCCACCCGAGCCTGGCAGCTAGCCACCGGCGGGCTGGTCGCTCTGACCGCCGGCCAATGGCGCCGCATGTCACCACGCGTCGCCGCGATCACCGGATGGGCGGGGCTGGCGGTCATTCTGGTCGCCTGCGTCTGGTTGACCGCGGCCACCCTCTATCCCGGTGTCGCCGCACTGTTGCCCACTCTGGGCGCGGCACTCGTGATCGGCGCCGGTTGCGCGACCCCGCAGCGCGGGTGCGGTCGCCTACTGGTCCTGCCACCGATGCGCAGCATCGGTCGGATCTCCTACTCGTGGTATCTGTGGCACTGGCCGGTGCTGATATTCGCGCCAATACTCCTGGGCCACTCGTTGGGGCTGGGGGCCAGGCTCAGCGCGGCGCTACTGTCGGCAGGGCTGGCAGTTCTAACGCTGCGATTCATCGAGAACCCACTGCGTTTCGCCCCTACGATCCGCGACTCTGCGGGGCGGAGCCTGTGTTTAGGCGCGATCGCAACTGTTATCGCAGTGTGCGCGGGAGTAGCACTGCTGCGCGTGGTGTCCGTACCGGTCGGGCTCGGCGCACCGGTTGCGCCACTGAACTTCAGCCAATTACCAAGGCCGCAAGCCAACTGGAACGTCGCCGATTACGATGCCGCGGTGCGCCAGGGTTTCGCCGAGGTGCAAGCCGCAGTTGTTGCCTCGGCCGACCTCAAGGTCGTCCCATCCAACCTGGAACCTCCGCTCGCGGACGCGGCAGCCGAACTTGGCGACCTGTACGTCAGCGGCTGTTTGCTTGCCGGTTGGCAGGCCAACCCACACGAATGCGCCGCGGGCGACACCTCGTCACCGACGACGGTGGCCGTTGTCGGCGACTCACACGCCGCCATGTGGAATCAGGCCTTCCGTAAAGTTGCCGACCAGCGGGGCTGGCGACTGGAGATGCTGGTCAAAGCGGGTTGCCCTTTGTTGGATTTGCCCATCCGAAGCCCGCAGTTGCATCGGGAGTACACCGAATGTGAGCAGTGGCGCCCTCAGGTCCTCGACCGGCTGAGGGCCGAGCACCCACGTTTGGTGGTCGTGAACATGTCGCGCCAATACGGCGTTGACTCCGGATACGCTTCCGGTATCGCCTCATACGGTCCGGCGTGGATCGACAGCCTGACAGCTCTGGTGCGGCAGCTGCGCGACACCGGCGCCGAGGTGCTGGTGCTCGGGCCGGTGCCCGATCCCCAGTCAGCGCCCACCTGCCTATCCGCCCACCTCGATGACGCAACGGCGTGCTCGCCCGCAAGAGCGACCGCCGTCAACCAGTCTGGTATCGCCGCCGAGGCGGCGGCGACCAAAGCCGGCGGCGGACAATACGCCGATCTCACCGATCTCTTCTGCACCGTTGACCGTTGCCCGGTCATTGTTGGCAACACCTTGGTCTACGTCGAAAAACACTTGACCATCGAATACGTTCGGCTGTTGACGCCTGTCATGGGCGCTTTGATGGACCGGGCGATCGCCGTGGGCCGGTAGAGAGCGAATCCACCTCTTATGGCCGCATCCAGGTGTAAGAATGCCTCGACTCAATTGACGCATCAGACTATTACGCAGGTAGGTGACATTGCCCCACGCCGACAGCCTTAGCGCCACCGAAGGACGGCAAAGTCGGCGCTCCGAACAGGACTACTTTCGCCCGGACATCGAGGGTTTGCGCGCAGTCGCGGTGACGGCCGTGGTGCTGTTCCACGCTGCGGTACCCGGCATCGGTGGCGGCTACGTGGGTGTCGACGTGTTCTTCGTCATCTCGGGGTTCCTGATCACCGGCCTGCTGTGGCGTGAGGTGAGTGGGACCGGCTCGGTCCGGCTTCGCAAGTTCTACGGAGCCCGCGCCCGCCGGCTGCTGCCCGCGTCGGCCACAGTCGGCATCATCACGATGGTCGCCTCGATCCTGCTGTTGCCGCCGCTTCGGGTCCCAACGGTTCTCTACGACGGCATCGCCAGCGCGCTCTACGTCGGCAACTACTGGTTCATCATCGACAACATCAACTATTTCTCCGACACCCTGTCGCCGTCGCCGTTCCTGCATTACTGGTCTTTGGGAGTCGAGGAGCAGTTCTACCTGGTGTGGGCGCCGCTCATCCTCGGCACCGCATGGGTCATCCGGCGGTTTCGAAGGAACAGAGCACGAGCCATCGCGTCGTCGCGACGCCCGTATCTCGTGGTCCTCGGACTGGTCACCGTCCTGTCTTTCGCGATGTCGCTGGTGATCACTTACGTCGTACCCGCGATGGCGTTCTTTTCACTGGCCACGCGCGCCTGGCAGTTGGCCATCGGCGGACTGGTAGCGCTGACCGCCCTTCACTGGCAGCGTCTCTCACCCCGGACGGCGGCGATCGCCGGCTGGGCCGGTCTCGGCATGATCGTGCTCGCCTGCGTGTGGTTCACCTCGGCCACACCGTTTCCGGGTACGGCGGCACTGTTGCCGACCCTCGGCGCGGTGCTGGTGATCGGCGCCGGTTGCGCCATCCCGTCGCAGGGCTGCGGGCAGTTCCTGGGCACCTCGCCAATGCGTTTCATCGGCCGCATCTCCTACTCGTGGTACCTGTGGCACTGGCCGGTGCTGGTACTCGCACCTGCCCTGCTCGATCACGAGTTGGGTCTGGCCGAACGGATCATCGCCGCCCTGCTCGCCGCGGGGCTGGCCTGGCTGACCCTGCGCTATCTCGAGAACCCGCTGCGCTTCGCCCCGAAGATCCGCGACTTCCCTTGGCGCAGCATCGGTCTGGGCGCGGCGGCCACCGCAATCGCGGTCGTTGTCGGCCTCGGGCTGTTGAAGGTCGTGCCCACCCCGGTCGGTCCCGGCGCACCGGCCAAGGCCGTGGCCTTCACCGCCACGCCGGCGCTGGCGGCGGGTTCCGATACCCGCGCCTACGAC
This window encodes:
- a CDS encoding acyltransferase family protein gives rise to the protein MTLPHADSLSATEGRQSRRSEQDYFRPDIEGLRAVAVTAVVLFHAAVPGIGGGYVGVDVFFVISGFLITGLLWREVSGTGSVRLRKFYGARARRLLPASATVGIITMVASILLLPPLRVPTVLYDGIASALYVGNYWFIIDNINYFSDTLSPSPFLHYWSLGVEEQFYLVWAPLILGTAWVIRRFRRNRARAIASSRRPYLVVLGLVTVLSFAMSLVITYVVPAMAFFSLATRAWQLAIGGLVALTALHWQRLSPRTAAIAGWAGLGMIVLACVWFTSATPFPGTAALLPTLGAVLVIGAGCAIPSQGCGQFLGTSPMRFIGRISYSWYLWHWPVLVLAPALLDHELGLAERIIAALLAAGLAWLTLRYLENPLRFAPKIRDFPWRSIGLGAAATAIAVVVGLGLLKVVPTPVGPGAPAKAVAFTATPALAAGSDTRAYDAAVVQTVAQVQTALAAALDVKAVPSNLNPPLDNLSGEQRNITYNGCLRTPYESGQPDCVMGDTTSPTTVALIGDSHAAMWMPAFQELATQRRWRLQLMAKEACPIMDVAVGTAFRRLIESFQFCEQWRAEVMARLKAQPPRLVVVSVFRGYGFDEEMTGFKAYNPAWIESLTRLVRQLRDTGTQVLVLGPIASPHSNVPICLSGHLDDATACAPSRSTAVNQSGITAEAAATAAGGGQYADLSDLFCTTERCPVIVGNTLIYMDVSHLSTPYSRQLAPAMGALTDRALARGQ
- a CDS encoding acyltransferase family protein; this encodes MRASEGRQSRRSEQDYFRPDIEGLRAVAVTAVVLFHAAVPGIGGGYVGVDVFFVISGFLITGLLWREVSRTDTVRLRNFYGARARRLLPASAAVGVVTAIGAAVLLPPLQARTVLVDGIYSALYVSNYRFVLQGVDYSAASLPPSPFLHYWSLGVEEQFYLVWAPLFLGTAWLVRRRHRARQDTSSRGNPSRRAYLAVLTLVATISLALSLAISYWAPFVAFFSLPTRAWQLATGGLVALTAGQWRRMSPRVAAITGWAGLAVILVACVWLTAATLYPGVAALLPTLGAALVIGAGCATPQRGCGRLLVLPPMRSIGRISYSWYLWHWPVLIFAPILLGHSLGLGARLSAALLSAGLAVLTLRFIENPLRFAPTIRDSAGRSLCLGAIATVIAVCAGVALLRVVSVPVGLGAPVAPLNFSQLPRPQANWNVADYDAAVRQGFAEVQAAVVASADLKVVPSNLEPPLADAAAELGDLYVSGCLLAGWQANPHECAAGDTSSPTTVAVVGDSHAAMWNQAFRKVADQRGWRLEMLVKAGCPLLDLPIRSPQLHREYTECEQWRPQVLDRLRAEHPRLVVVNMSRQYGVDSGYASGIASYGPAWIDSLTALVRQLRDTGAEVLVLGPVPDPQSAPTCLSAHLDDATACSPARATAVNQSGIAAEAAATKAGGGQYADLTDLFCTVDRCPVIVGNTLVYVEKHLTIEYVRLLTPVMGALMDRAIAVGR